One window of the Mycobacterium haemophilum DSM 44634 genome contains the following:
- the glpX gene encoding class II fructose-bisphosphatase translates to MTAEGDGSFGPGSLARPRGEAPDRNLAMELVRVTEAGAMAAGRWVGRGDKEGGDGAAVDAIRELVNTVSMRGVVVIGEGEKDHAPMLYNGEEVGNGDGPDCDFAVDPIDGTTLMSKGMPNAISVLAVADRGAMFDPSAVFYMNKIAVGPDAAHVLDITAPIAENIRAVAKVKDLSVRDMTVCILDRPRHAQLIDDVRTTGARIRLITDGDVAGAISACRPQSGTDMLAGIGGTPEGIIAAAAIRCMGGAIQAQLAPRDDVERRKALDAGYDLNRILTTEDLVSGENVFFCATGVTDGDLLKGVRYYAGGCTTQSIVMRSKSGTVRMIEAYHRLSKLNEYSAIDFTGDSNAAYPLP, encoded by the coding sequence ATGACAGCTGAGGGCGACGGCTCGTTCGGACCCGGTTCGCTGGCGCGGCCGCGCGGTGAAGCGCCAGATCGCAACCTGGCCATGGAACTTGTCCGGGTCACCGAAGCCGGTGCCATGGCCGCCGGCCGCTGGGTAGGCCGCGGCGACAAGGAGGGCGGCGACGGCGCGGCCGTCGACGCGATCCGCGAACTGGTGAACACGGTCTCGATGCGCGGCGTCGTTGTCATCGGCGAAGGCGAGAAAGACCATGCGCCGATGCTGTACAACGGCGAGGAAGTCGGCAATGGTGACGGCCCGGACTGCGACTTTGCTGTCGATCCGATTGACGGCACCACGCTGATGAGCAAAGGCATGCCCAACGCCATCTCGGTGCTGGCGGTCGCCGATCGGGGCGCGATGTTCGACCCGTCGGCGGTGTTCTACATGAACAAGATCGCCGTGGGGCCCGACGCCGCGCACGTACTGGACATCACCGCGCCGATCGCCGAGAACATCCGGGCAGTCGCCAAGGTCAAGGACTTGTCGGTGCGGGACATGACCGTGTGCATCCTGGACCGGCCACGGCACGCCCAGCTGATCGACGACGTCCGCACCACCGGCGCCCGAATCCGGCTGATCACCGACGGCGACGTCGCCGGCGCAATCTCCGCGTGTCGCCCCCAATCGGGCACCGACATGTTGGCCGGCATCGGCGGCACCCCGGAAGGCATCATCGCGGCCGCGGCGATCCGGTGCATGGGCGGGGCGATCCAAGCCCAACTCGCGCCACGCGACGACGTCGAACGCCGCAAGGCTCTCGACGCCGGCTACGACCTAAACCGGATTTTGACCACCGAAGATCTGGTCTCCGGCGAGAACGTCTTCTTCTGCGCCACTGGGGTCACCGACGGTGACCTGCTCAAGGGGGTGCGCTACTACGCCGGCGGCTGCACCACCCAGTCAATCGTGATGCGTTCGAAATCGGGCACCGTTCGGATGATCGAGGCCTATCACCGACTCTCCAAGCTCAACGAATACTCCGCCATCGACTTCACTGGCGACAGCAACGCCGCCTACCCCCTGCCGTAA
- a CDS encoding class II fumarate hydratase, translated as MADSAEYRIEHDTMGEVRVPAKALWRAQTQRAVENFPISGRGLERTQIRALGLLKGACAQVNKDLGLLAPEKADAIIVAAAAIADGRHDDQFPIDVFQTGSGTSSNMNTNEVIASIAAAGGVTVHPNDDVNMSQSSNDTFPTATHIAATEAAVRHLIPALQELHAALATKAREWHTVVKSGRTHLMDAVPVTLGQEFGGYARQIEAGIERVRATLPRLGELAIGGTAVGTGLNAPDGFGAKVVQALVTATGLTELRTAANSFEAQAARDGLVEASGALRTISVSLTKIANDIRWMGSGPLTGLAEIGLPDLQPGSSIMPGKVNPVLPEAVTQVAAQVIGNDAAVAWGGANGAFELNVYIPMMARNILESYQLLANVSRLFAQRCIKGLSANVEHLRELAESSPSIVTPLNSAIGYEEAAAVAKQALKERKTIRQTVIDRGLIGDKLSLEELDRRLDVLAMTRAKPANS; from the coding sequence ATGGCCGACAGCGCCGAATACCGCATCGAACACGACACCATGGGTGAGGTACGGGTACCGGCAAAAGCGTTGTGGCGCGCGCAAACCCAGCGCGCGGTGGAGAACTTCCCAATCTCCGGTCGGGGTTTGGAACGCACCCAAATCCGCGCGTTGGGCCTGCTGAAGGGCGCCTGCGCGCAGGTCAACAAAGACCTGGGATTGCTGGCGCCGGAGAAGGCCGACGCGATCATCGTCGCGGCGGCCGCGATCGCCGACGGCCGCCACGACGATCAGTTCCCGATCGACGTTTTCCAAACCGGGTCCGGCACCAGCTCCAACATGAACACCAACGAGGTGATCGCCAGCATCGCGGCGGCGGGCGGTGTCACTGTGCATCCCAACGACGACGTCAACATGTCGCAGTCGTCCAACGACACCTTCCCGACCGCGACCCACATCGCAGCCACCGAAGCCGCGGTACGCCATCTGATTCCGGCGCTGCAAGAGCTGCACGCAGCACTGGCGACCAAGGCCCGCGAGTGGCACACGGTGGTCAAATCAGGTCGCACCCACTTGATGGACGCCGTTCCGGTGACGCTCGGCCAGGAGTTCGGCGGATACGCCCGCCAAATCGAAGCCGGAATCGAGCGCGTACGCGCCACGCTACCGCGGCTGGGTGAACTGGCGATCGGTGGCACCGCGGTGGGCACCGGCCTCAACGCTCCCGATGGCTTCGGCGCTAAGGTAGTCCAGGCACTGGTCACTGCGACAGGTCTGACCGAATTGCGAACGGCGGCAAACTCTTTCGAGGCTCAGGCCGCCCGCGACGGGTTGGTAGAGGCATCCGGGGCGCTGCGCACTATCTCGGTGTCACTGACTAAAATTGCCAACGACATTCGGTGGATGGGATCCGGCCCGCTGACCGGCCTGGCGGAGATCGGACTACCAGATCTGCAGCCGGGTAGTTCAATCATGCCAGGCAAGGTGAATCCGGTTCTGCCGGAGGCGGTTACACAGGTCGCCGCGCAGGTGATCGGCAATGATGCCGCCGTTGCCTGGGGTGGCGCAAATGGCGCCTTTGAGCTCAACGTCTACATCCCGATGATGGCCCGCAACATCTTGGAGTCGTACCAGCTGCTGGCCAACGTGTCCAGGCTGTTTGCCCAGCGCTGCATTAAGGGGCTTTCCGCCAATGTCGAGCACCTGCGTGAGCTGGCCGAGTCGTCGCCGTCGATCGTGACGCCCTTGAATTCGGCCATCGGCTACGAGGAGGCCGCCGCGGTGGCCAAACAAGCGCTCAAGGAGCGCAAGACCATCCGCCAGACCGTCATCGACCGCGGCCTGATCGGGGACAAGCTGTCCCTCGAGGAGCTGGATCGTCGACTTGATGTGCTGGCGATGACAAGGGCCAAACCGGCCAATTCCTAA
- a CDS encoding adenylate/guanylate cyclase domain-containing protein: MAYVLAVISVSAILIPLRGHTYLDFVQKNMGAIVTLLVLGAIGVAVGGALLLFPTLGWFVVGEEPTPDQRDSVRKIPGRQSTILLAAWGLGGGILMLLNRAGGAALLLPILLGVLLGGPAAAGTGLLLTQRTLRPIMRVATLGSEPRLAVPGVLARLILLWFLCSALPIGATVAFVVLHKYGWLIQKSASLDVPLLVVSLAALLLGLPIMILTSKSISDPIGEVVDAMAEVERGHIGTYVGAYERSQIGRLQTGFNRMVAGLAERDRLRDLFGRYVGTDVAHRAIEEGASLSGNVVEAAVLFIDLVGSTQLADSRPPQEVAEVLNDFFRIVVGAVGDHQGLINKFAGDAALAVFGAPLRTNEPASAALAAARALGTQLRQLPVMDFGIGVSAGRVFAGNIGAENRYEYTVIGDAVNEAARLADLAKTSDRRILCSSAAIDRASEAEREHWAERYSTVLRGRSEATQVLAPAGLD, translated from the coding sequence ATGGCCTATGTCCTTGCCGTCATCAGCGTGTCCGCCATTTTGATTCCGCTACGGGGCCACACCTACCTCGACTTCGTCCAGAAGAACATGGGCGCCATCGTGACTCTGCTGGTGCTGGGGGCCATCGGCGTCGCGGTTGGGGGTGCGCTGCTTCTGTTTCCCACGCTGGGCTGGTTCGTCGTGGGGGAGGAACCGACCCCGGATCAACGCGACTCCGTAAGGAAAATTCCGGGGCGTCAGTCGACCATCCTGTTGGCAGCATGGGGGCTGGGTGGCGGCATCCTGATGCTGCTGAATCGTGCTGGCGGGGCCGCGCTGCTGCTGCCCATATTGCTCGGTGTGCTGCTCGGCGGACCGGCTGCCGCGGGCACCGGTCTGCTCCTCACCCAACGCACCCTGCGGCCGATCATGCGGGTCGCCACGCTGGGTTCCGAGCCTCGTCTGGCGGTGCCCGGTGTGTTGGCGCGACTGATTCTCCTGTGGTTCCTGTGCAGCGCACTTCCTATCGGGGCCACCGTAGCCTTTGTTGTTTTGCATAAATACGGCTGGCTCATTCAGAAGTCTGCGTCATTGGATGTGCCGCTGTTAGTGGTGTCGCTGGCAGCGCTGCTTCTTGGGCTGCCGATCATGATCCTGACGTCGAAGTCCATATCGGACCCAATCGGTGAGGTCGTCGACGCGATGGCGGAGGTCGAGCGTGGCCACATTGGAACGTATGTCGGCGCCTACGAGCGCTCCCAAATTGGGCGCCTGCAAACCGGATTCAACCGTATGGTCGCCGGCCTTGCCGAGCGTGACCGGTTGCGTGATCTGTTTGGGCGTTACGTCGGGACGGACGTTGCCCATCGGGCCATCGAGGAGGGCGCGTCGCTGTCGGGCAATGTGGTTGAGGCCGCAGTTCTTTTCATCGACCTGGTGGGCTCGACGCAGCTGGCGGACAGCCGCCCGCCGCAAGAGGTTGCCGAGGTGCTCAACGACTTTTTCCGGATCGTGGTCGGCGCCGTTGGCGACCATCAGGGGCTGATCAACAAATTCGCAGGAGACGCCGCGCTGGCCGTGTTTGGCGCGCCGCTGCGGACCAACGAACCCGCCTCGGCAGCCTTGGCAGCCGCACGTGCTCTTGGTACTCAGCTGCGCCAGCTTCCGGTGATGGACTTCGGCATTGGCGTTTCGGCAGGTCGAGTCTTTGCGGGCAACATCGGTGCTGAAAACCGGTATGAATACACCGTGATCGGGGACGCCGTCAATGAGGCTGCACGGCTTGCCGACCTCGCCAAAACCTCAGACCGCCGGATCTTGTGTTCGTCGGCGGCCATCGACCGAGCTAGCGAAGCTGAGCGCGAGCACTGGGCCGAACGCTATTCCACGGTGCTGCGCGGGCGCTCGGAGGCCACACAGGTCTTGGCGCCGGCTGGCCTCGACTGA
- a CDS encoding polysaccharide deacetylase family protein, with protein MPKRPDTQAWRYWRTVFGVVAAGAVLVIGALTGHVTRADDMSCAHVTCVALTFDDGPGPYTDRLVQILKDNDAKATFFLIGNKVAANPAGAKRIADAGMEIGSHTWEHPNMTTIPPEDIAGQFSRANDAITAATGRTPTLWRPAGGLSNDAVREIAGRYGQAEILWDVIPFDWANDSNTAATRYMLMTQIKPGSVVLFHDTYSSTVDLVYQFIPVLKANGYRLVTVTELLGPRAPGSSYGSRENGPPVNQLHDIPASELPALPNTPSPKPMPNFPITDIVGQNSGGPNDGA; from the coding sequence GTGCCGAAACGACCGGACACCCAGGCCTGGCGCTATTGGCGGACCGTCTTCGGCGTCGTCGCGGCTGGGGCAGTGCTGGTGATCGGCGCACTCACCGGTCACGTGACGCGCGCCGACGACATGAGTTGCGCGCACGTCACGTGTGTCGCATTGACGTTCGACGACGGGCCGGGGCCGTACACCGACCGGCTTGTGCAAATCCTGAAGGACAACGACGCCAAGGCCACGTTTTTCCTGATCGGCAACAAGGTGGCAGCTAACCCGGCGGGAGCCAAGCGCATCGCCGACGCGGGCATGGAAATAGGCAGCCACACGTGGGAACACCCCAATATGACGACGATCCCTCCCGAGGACATCGCCGGCCAGTTCTCCCGAGCTAACGACGCGATTACCGCGGCAACCGGGCGGACGCCGACGCTGTGGCGTCCTGCCGGCGGCTTGTCCAATGACGCGGTGCGCGAAATCGCCGGCCGCTATGGACAAGCCGAAATCCTTTGGGATGTAATCCCTTTCGATTGGGCTAACGACTCCAACACGGCCGCAACGCGCTATATGTTGATGACGCAGATCAAGCCGGGGTCGGTAGTGCTGTTCCATGACACCTACTCGAGCACCGTCGACCTGGTGTATCAGTTCATCCCGGTGCTCAAGGCCAACGGCTACCGGCTGGTGACAGTCACCGAATTGCTTGGACCGCGGGCGCCCGGTAGCAGTTACGGCAGTCGGGAGAACGGTCCACCCGTCAACCAGCTTCATGACATCCCGGCCAGTGAGCTCCCGGCGTTGCCCAACACCCCGTCACCCAAGCCGATGCCCAACTTCCCGATCACCGACATTGTCGGCCAGAACTCGGGCGGGCCGAATGACGGTGCCTAA
- a CDS encoding PhoH family protein: protein MTETRTYVLDTSVLLSDPWACSRFAEHEVVVPLVVISELEAKRHHHELGWFARQALRLFDDLRLEHGRLDQPIPVGTQGGRLHVELNHSDPTVLPAGFRTESNDSRILSCAANLAAEGRRVTLVSKDIPLRVKAAAVGLAADEYHAQDVIASGWSGMHEIETCADDIDALFAEGEIDLGEARDLPCHTGIRLLGGNSHALGRVNAAKRVQLVRGDREVFGLRGRSAEQRVALDLLLDESVGIVSLGGKAGTGKSALALCAGLEAVLERRTHRKVVVFRPLYAVGGQELGYLPGSESEKMGPWAQAVFDTLEGLASPAVLEEVLSRGMLEVLPLTHIRGRSLHDSFVIVDEAQSLERNVLLTVLSRLGTGSRVVLTHDIAQRDNLRVGRHDGVAAVIEKLKGHPLFAHVTLQRSERSPIAALVTEMLEEITGPH from the coding sequence GTGACCGAGACCCGGACGTACGTGCTCGACACCTCCGTGCTGCTGTCTGATCCCTGGGCGTGCAGTCGGTTCGCCGAACACGAAGTGGTGGTGCCGCTGGTGGTAATCAGCGAACTGGAGGCCAAACGTCACCACCACGAGCTGGGGTGGTTCGCCCGCCAGGCGTTGCGGCTGTTCGATGACCTTCGGCTCGAGCATGGACGGCTGGATCAGCCGATACCGGTCGGAACGCAAGGCGGGAGGCTGCATGTCGAACTCAACCACTCGGACCCCACGGTGCTGCCCGCCGGCTTTCGCACCGAGAGTAACGATTCCCGGATTTTGAGCTGCGCCGCCAACCTCGCTGCCGAAGGTAGGCGGGTCACGCTGGTCAGCAAGGACATTCCACTTCGGGTCAAGGCCGCCGCGGTCGGACTGGCCGCCGACGAGTACCACGCGCAGGATGTCATCGCTTCCGGCTGGTCCGGGATGCACGAGATCGAGACCTGCGCTGACGACATCGACGCACTGTTCGCCGAAGGAGAGATCGACCTGGGTGAAGCCAGGGACCTGCCTTGTCATACCGGGATTCGGCTGCTGGGCGGCAACTCCCATGCACTGGGCCGCGTCAACGCCGCCAAACGAGTCCAGCTGGTTCGCGGTGACCGCGAAGTGTTCGGGCTGCGTGGTCGTTCCGCTGAGCAGCGTGTCGCGCTCGACCTGCTCCTTGACGAGTCGGTGGGCATCGTGTCGTTGGGTGGCAAAGCCGGCACCGGCAAGTCGGCGCTGGCACTATGCGCCGGTCTAGAGGCAGTGCTGGAGCGGCGGACTCACCGCAAGGTAGTGGTCTTCCGCCCGCTGTACGCCGTCGGCGGCCAAGAGCTGGGTTATTTGCCCGGCAGCGAAAGCGAGAAGATGGGCCCGTGGGCACAGGCCGTGTTCGACACTCTCGAAGGCCTGGCCAGCCCCGCGGTGCTTGAGGAGGTTCTCTCCCGGGGCATGCTTGAAGTGCTGCCGTTGACCCACATTCGGGGTCGCTCGTTGCATGACTCATTCGTCATTGTCGACGAGGCACAGTCACTCGAGCGCAATGTCTTGCTGACGGTGTTGTCCAGGCTGGGTACGGGATCGCGGGTGGTGCTGACCCACGACATCGCCCAGCGCGACAACCTGCGCGTCGGCCGCCACGACGGTGTGGCGGCAGTGATCGAGAAGCTTAAAGGCCATCCGCTGTTTGCTCACGTCACCCTGCAGCGCAGCGAGCGGTCGCCCATTGCGGCGTTGGTCACCGAGATGCTTGAGGAGATCACCGGGCCGCACTGA
- a CDS encoding acyl-ACP desaturase → MAQKPVANALILELEPVVEDNMARHLANEDIWFAHDYVPFDRGENFAFLGGRDWDPSQATLPKAITDACEILLILKDNLASHHRELVEHFILEGWWGRWLGRWTAEEHLHAIALREYLVVTREVDPAANEQVRVEHVMKGYRANSYTQIETLVYMAFLERSHAVFCGSLAAQVEEPALAGLIDKIAKDEVRHEEFFANLVAHCLEFARDETIAAIVARAASLDVLGADIDAYRDKVENIAAAGIFGPAQLRQVISDRIIAWGLTGEPQLAQFVTS, encoded by the coding sequence ATGGCACAGAAACCTGTAGCTAACGCGCTGATCCTCGAGCTCGAGCCGGTGGTGGAAGACAACATGGCTCGACACCTCGCCAACGAGGACATCTGGTTCGCCCACGACTACGTGCCGTTCGACCGGGGTGAAAACTTTGCCTTCCTCGGCGGCCGCGATTGGGACCCGTCCCAGGCGACGCTGCCCAAGGCCATCACGGACGCCTGCGAGATCCTGCTGATCCTCAAAGACAATCTCGCCAGTCATCACCGCGAACTCGTCGAGCACTTCATTCTCGAGGGATGGTGGGGCCGCTGGCTCGGCAGGTGGACCGCGGAGGAGCACCTGCACGCCATCGCGCTGCGCGAATACTTGGTAGTGACCCGCGAGGTCGACCCGGCGGCCAACGAACAGGTTCGAGTCGAGCACGTAATGAAGGGCTACCGCGCCAACTCGTACACCCAGATCGAAACATTGGTCTACATGGCGTTCTTGGAGCGCAGCCACGCCGTTTTTTGCGGCAGCCTGGCAGCGCAAGTTGAGGAGCCCGCCTTGGCCGGACTGATCGACAAGATCGCCAAAGACGAAGTACGTCACGAGGAGTTCTTCGCCAACCTCGTCGCGCACTGCCTGGAGTTCGCCCGCGACGAGACGATCGCCGCGATCGTCGCCCGTGCAGCCAGCCTCGATGTCCTCGGTGCTGACATTGACGCCTACCGCGACAAAGTAGAAAACATCGCCGCGGCGGGCATTTTCGGACCTGCCCAATTGCGGCAAGTGATCTCCGACCGCATCATTGCATGGGGCTTGACAGGCGAACCGCAACTAGCGCAATTCGTCACCAGCTAA
- the glyA gene encoding serine hydroxymethyltransferase: MSAPLADIDPDIAELLGKELGRQRDTLEMIASENFVPRSVLQAQGSVLTNKYAEGLPGRRYYGGCEHVDVVENIARDRAKALFGADFANVQPHSGAQANAAVLHALMSPGERLLGLDLANGGHLTHGMRLNFSGKLYETGFYGVDATTHLIDMDAVRAKALEFRPKVLIAGWSAYPRILDFAAFRSIADEVDAKLWVDMAHFAGLVAAGLHPSPVPHAAVVSTTIHKTLGGGRSGMILGKQEFAKAINSAVFPGQQGGPLMHVIAGKAVALKIAATPEFADRQQRTLAGARILADRLTAADVAKAGVSVVSGGTDVHLVLVDLRNSPLDGQAAEDLLHEAGITVNRNAVPNDPRPPMVTSGLRIGTPALATRGFGDAEFTEVADIIATALVAGRSADISALRQRVTELAREFPLYEGLEDWTLAGR, from the coding sequence ATGTCCGCCCCGCTCGCCGACATCGACCCCGATATTGCCGAGCTGCTGGGCAAAGAACTCGGCCGGCAACGGGACACCTTGGAGATGATCGCTTCGGAGAACTTCGTGCCGCGCTCGGTGCTGCAGGCCCAAGGCAGCGTGCTGACCAACAAGTACGCCGAGGGGTTGCCCGGCCGGCGCTACTACGGCGGCTGCGAGCACGTCGACGTCGTGGAGAACATCGCCCGCGACCGGGCCAAGGCGCTGTTCGGTGCCGACTTCGCCAACGTGCAGCCGCACTCGGGAGCCCAGGCCAACGCCGCGGTGCTGCATGCGCTGATGTCACCGGGGGAGCGGCTGCTGGGCCTGGACCTGGCCAATGGCGGTCATCTGACGCACGGCATGCGGCTGAACTTCTCCGGCAAGCTGTATGAAACCGGCTTTTATGGCGTCGACGCGACAACGCATCTCATCGACATGGACGCGGTGCGAGCCAAGGCGCTGGAATTCCGCCCGAAGGTGCTGATCGCTGGCTGGTCGGCCTACCCGCGAATTCTGGACTTCGCTGCCTTTCGGTCGATCGCGGACGAAGTCGACGCCAAGCTGTGGGTCGACATGGCGCACTTCGCGGGCCTGGTGGCCGCGGGACTGCACCCGTCTCCGGTGCCGCACGCCGCGGTGGTTTCCACCACGATCCACAAGACGCTTGGGGGCGGCCGTTCCGGAATGATCCTGGGCAAGCAAGAGTTCGCTAAGGCCATCAACTCAGCGGTGTTCCCCGGCCAGCAGGGCGGACCGCTGATGCATGTCATCGCGGGCAAGGCGGTCGCGCTGAAGATCGCCGCCACGCCCGAGTTCGCCGACCGCCAACAGCGCACGCTGGCCGGCGCCCGGATCCTCGCCGATCGGCTTACCGCCGCCGATGTCGCCAAGGCTGGGGTGTCGGTGGTCAGCGGCGGCACCGACGTCCACCTTGTGCTGGTCGACCTGCGCAACTCCCCGCTCGACGGCCAGGCAGCCGAAGACCTTTTGCACGAGGCCGGCATCACCGTCAACCGCAACGCGGTTCCCAATGACCCCCGGCCGCCGATGGTGACCTCAGGCCTGCGGATCGGGACCCCCGCGTTGGCGACCCGGGGGTTCGGCGACGCGGAGTTCACCGAGGTCGCCGACATCATCGCCACCGCCCTGGTGGCGGGCAGGTCGGCCGATATATCCGCGTTGCGGCAGCGGGTGACCGAGCTGGCCAGGGAGTTCCCGCTCTACGAGGGACTCGAGGATTGGACGCTGGCCGGTCGCTAA
- the coaA gene encoding type I pantothenate kinase — protein MPRLSEPSPYVEFDRKQWRALRMSTPLALTEEELIGLRGLGEQLDLLEVEEVYLPLARLIHLQVAARQRLFAATAEFLGEPQQNPDRPVPFIIGVAGSVAVGKSTTARVLQALLARWDHHPRVDLVTTDGFLYPNAELDRRNLMHRKGFPESYNRRALMRFVTSVKSGSDYACAPVYSHLRYDVIPGAKHVVRHPDILILEGLNVLQTGPTLMVSDLFDFSLYVDARIQDIEQWYISRFLAMRGTAFADPESHFHHYSALNDTKAVAAAREIWRSINRPNLVENILPTRPRATLVLRKDADHSINRLRLRKL, from the coding sequence ATGCCGCGGCTGAGCGAGCCGAGCCCGTATGTCGAGTTCGACCGGAAGCAGTGGCGCGCGCTCCGCATGTCGACGCCGCTAGCACTCACCGAAGAGGAACTGATCGGCCTGCGTGGTCTTGGTGAACAGCTCGACCTACTCGAAGTTGAAGAGGTCTACCTACCACTGGCCCGGCTGATTCATCTTCAGGTCGCCGCCCGCCAGCGATTGTTTGCCGCCACCGCGGAATTCCTCGGCGAGCCGCAACAAAACCCGGACCGGCCGGTGCCGTTCATCATTGGGGTAGCCGGCAGCGTGGCAGTCGGCAAATCAACCACCGCCCGCGTGCTGCAAGCACTGCTGGCTCGCTGGGATCACCATCCCCGGGTCGACCTGGTGACCACCGACGGTTTTCTCTACCCCAACGCCGAGCTGGATCGACGCAATCTCATGCACCGCAAAGGCTTTCCGGAAAGCTATAACCGCCGAGCGCTGATGCGGTTCGTGACCTCTGTGAAGTCCGGTTCCGACTACGCGTGCGCACCGGTGTATTCCCATCTGCGCTACGACGTTATCCCCGGGGCCAAGCACGTGGTCCGCCATCCCGACATCCTGATCTTGGAGGGCCTCAACGTATTGCAGACCGGCCCTACCCTGATGGTGTCGGACCTATTCGACTTCTCGCTCTATGTGGACGCCCGGATCCAAGACATCGAGCAGTGGTACATATCGCGGTTTTTGGCGATGCGCGGCACGGCATTCGCCGACCCGGAGTCACACTTCCACCACTACTCGGCCCTTAACGACACCAAGGCGGTCGCCGCCGCCCGCGAGATCTGGCGGTCGATCAACCGGCCCAACCTGGTGGAGAACATTCTGCCCACCCGCCCCCGCGCCACCCTGGTATTACGCAAAGACGCCGACCATTCCATTAACCGGCTGCGCCTGCGCAAGCTGTAG
- a CDS encoding (2Z,6E)-farnesyl diphosphate synthase codes for MEIIPPRLKEPLYALYELRLRQGLAASKSQLPRHIAVLCDGNRRWARDAGYDDVSYGYRMGAAKIAEMLRWCQEAGIEMTTVYLLSTENLQRDPDELAALIEIITDVVEEICAPANRWSVRTVGDLELLGEEPARRLRGAVESTPGVAPFHVNVAVGYGGRREIVGAVRALLGKELANGATAEELVEAVTVEGISENLYTSGQPDPDLVIRTSGEQRLSGFLLWQSAYSEMWFTEAHWPAFRRVDFLRALRDYSMRHRRYGK; via the coding sequence GTGGAGATCATTCCGCCGCGGCTCAAAGAACCGTTATATGCGCTCTACGAGCTGCGGCTGCGGCAGGGTCTGGCGGCCTCGAAATCCCAACTTCCCCGCCACATCGCAGTCCTGTGTGACGGAAACCGGCGGTGGGCCCGCGACGCCGGATACGACGATGTCAGCTACGGCTATCGGATGGGTGCGGCCAAGATCGCCGAGATGCTGCGGTGGTGCCAAGAAGCCGGCATCGAAATGACCACCGTCTACCTGCTATCCACCGAAAACTTACAACGCGATCCCGATGAACTCGCCGCACTGATCGAGATCATTACCGACGTGGTCGAAGAAATCTGCGCACCTGCCAACCGCTGGAGTGTGCGTACCGTCGGCGATTTAGAGCTGCTTGGCGAGGAACCGGCCCGTCGACTGCGCGGCGCAGTGGAATCCACACCGGGCGTCGCGCCGTTCCATGTCAACGTCGCGGTGGGCTACGGAGGTCGCCGCGAGATCGTCGGCGCGGTACGCGCGTTGTTGGGTAAGGAACTCGCCAACGGCGCCACCGCCGAGGAGCTCGTCGAGGCGGTGACCGTCGAGGGCATTTCCGAGAACCTGTACACCTCTGGCCAACCCGACCCCGATCTGGTGATCCGCACCTCAGGCGAGCAACGCCTGTCCGGGTTTTTGCTGTGGCAGAGCGCGTATTCAGAGATGTGGTTCACCGAAGCGCACTGGCCCGCATTCCGGCGGGTCGATTTCCTGCGCGCGCTGCGCGACTACAGCATGAGGCACCGCAGGTACGGCAAGTAG
- the trhA gene encoding PAQR family membrane homeostasis protein TrhA — protein sequence MSGQAGTASNAETESPGSASASAGHQIVEGVTRVLTKPRYKPRFRGWIHMYSAGVAVLAGASLVAVSWAVASTRAGLATFAYTAATVLMFTVSATYHRVHWKSATAQKWMRRLDHSMIFVFIAGSYTPFALLAMPPEAGRVVLWIVWGGALAGILLKVCWPSAPRWVGVPLYLLLGWVAVWYTGTILHNAGVAAMVLLFVGGALYSIGGILYALRWPNPWPATFGFHEFFHACTAIAAICHYIAMWFVVF from the coding sequence ATGAGCGGTCAGGCCGGCACGGCCAGCAACGCGGAGACTGAATCGCCGGGCTCGGCGTCGGCTAGTGCCGGTCATCAGATCGTCGAAGGGGTCACCCGCGTCCTGACCAAACCGCGCTACAAGCCTCGTTTTCGAGGCTGGATCCACATGTATTCCGCGGGAGTCGCCGTCCTTGCGGGTGCCTCACTGGTCGCGGTCTCGTGGGCGGTGGCATCCACCCGCGCCGGGCTGGCAACGTTTGCCTACACCGCGGCCACGGTGCTGATGTTCACCGTCAGCGCCACCTACCACCGCGTCCACTGGAAGTCCGCGACCGCTCAGAAATGGATGCGGCGGCTGGATCATTCGATGATCTTCGTGTTCATCGCGGGCAGCTACACCCCATTCGCGCTGCTGGCCATGCCGCCGGAGGCAGGGCGAGTGGTGTTGTGGATCGTATGGGGCGGCGCGCTGGCCGGGATCTTGCTGAAGGTGTGTTGGCCGTCGGCACCGCGCTGGGTGGGGGTGCCGCTCTACCTGCTGCTGGGTTGGGTGGCGGTGTGGTACACCGGCACGATCCTGCACAACGCCGGGGTGGCCGCCATGGTGCTGTTGTTCGTTGGCGGCGCCTTGTACAGCATCGGCGGCATTCTCTACGCGCTGCGCTGGCCCAACCCGTGGCCGGCGACATTCGGTTTCCACGAGTTTTTCCACGCCTGCACCGCGATCGCGGCGATCTGCCACTACATCGCCATGTGGTTCGTGGTCTTCTGA